Genomic window (Saccharomyces cerevisiae S288C chromosome X, complete sequence):
GCTCATACGAGTTCATACAGGATGGACTTAACGGTAAAAATAAACCATTGAATCAAGCTAAGACACctaaaagaacaaaaaccATAAGAACCATTGCACATGAAGCTAGTTtagcaagaaaaaactcTGTAAAACTAAAAAGACAGAACACCAAAATGTGGGGTACAAGAATGGTCGAAGTGACCGAAAACCATATGGTGTCAATTAATAAAGCCAAAAATTCGAAAGGTGAGTATAAGGAATTCGCCTGGATGAAGGGTGAAATGATAGGGAAGGGATCTTTCGGTGCTGTTTATTTATGTTTAAACGTTACTACAGGTGAGATGATGGCCGTTAAGCAGGTTGAGGTCCCCAAGTATAGCTCACAAAATGAAGCCATTCTAAGTACCGTGGAAGCATTAAGATCTGAAGTGTCCACGTTAAAAGATTTAGATCATCTTAATATTGTTCAATACTTAGGTTTTGAgaataaaaacaatatttaCAGTTTGTTTTTAGAATATGTTGCTGGTGGCTCCGTGGGATCCTTGATTAGAATGTATGGAAGATTCGATGAACCGTTGATCAAACATTTAACAACACAAGTATTAAAAGGATTGGCATACCTACACTCGAAAGGTATTCTCCACAGGGATATGAAGGCAGACAACTTACTTTTGGATCAAGATGGTATCTGCAAAATCAGTGACTTCggaatttcaagaaaatcaaaggACATATACTCTAATTCGGATATGACCATGCGAGGAACAGTCTTCTGGATGGCTCCTGAAATGGTTGATACAAAGCAAGGCTACAGTGCAAAAGTTGATATATGGTCTCTGGGATGCATCGTTCTGGAAATGTTTGCTGGTAAGCGCCCGTGGTCCAACTTAGAAGTCGTCGCAGCCATGTTCAAAATTGGAAAGTCAAAATCGGCACCACCAATTCCTGAGGACACTTTACCATTGATATCGCAAATCGGACGAAATTTTCTGGACGCATGCTTCGAGATAAATCCAGAGAAAAGGCCAACCGCTAACGAGCTTCTTTCTCATCCTTTTAGTGAAGTAAATGAAACattcaatttcaaatctaCCAGACTCGCGAAGTTTATAAAGTCAAATGATAAGTTAAactcttcaaaattaagGATAACCTCTCAGGAGAATAAAACTGAATAGCTATTAGGATCGATCTATACTTAAGATATTTATGCATACGTAATAATATAGAACAATAAACATAGATGACGGAATGACGGAATGACTGAAAAttaagaacaaagaaaattaaaaaatttctgcTGATACTTATTCAGACGAAAAATGGTGCACAATAAGGGTGTCAAAACGACGATTCGACCCTTCAAATATTACAGTCCTCACCTCTTCGCTGAAGGGCTCACTTTCATCAGGAAGGTCCTCTCCAATAATAAAGGTAGTCTCCTCTATATCAGCTAAAGCAGTATCTGATAAACCAACATCAAGCACAGTCTCTATAAAGGACGGCTTTTCAATTGCTTCTTCTGGAACTTTCGTTTCAAAGGGGATATCCACAATTTTAATGGTAGATTCGTTTAGCCAGTCATGCTCAGCAAATGCAGTTGACAAATCTTTTGCGAAATCAATATTCTTGCTGTTAATAAATATACTACAGGATgcattatcattattatagCCATCTCTATAGCATATCAATAAGAGAAGATATAGTCCAAGATAATCGGATTGTGTCAGGTATGGTTTTGGAAGTAATAAATTGAACCGTTTCCTCTTAAAGCGATCAGCATTTAATCTGCCATAggtatttgaaatttgaacGGCAAAATTTGCCTTGAGTGACTGGAAAATAGACTTGAAGaaagtagatgatagttcATTCAGACCTAGGAGATGAGAATAAATGTGATCAAAGTTTGCgtatttttcatcaatgaAGACTGGGCTCCCTCTATACTCATACGAGGCCCCTTTTAATGGCAATAAGATCAGATCTGTGGAATCCATTTTCATCGTCGCTATATTAGCTGCCTTTTCACGCATTGTAGAAAATATGACTTCACTTGAAAATGGTATTTTGCTCAGGTTTgaaaatatatcaaaaatttgtAATAGTGAATCTGTATTTGCGGTAAAGTGGGGATCATCATTATATAGAGAAGATGATTGCAGCAGATCAGTTGTCCGTTCAGTGAGCAATCGTAAATGAATGGCCCTCAATGCACCGACTCCCTCAAACGGGgtcaatttttcatctatAACACTTAAATTGGTATCCACATCGTCAACGCTTTTAGACCAGATATGAAccatcttttttattttgaatgtGTTAGATTTCAATGTGGAATCAGTAGCTGTTGTCATTCTGCTCAAGGAGGTTTCGTTCTTATGTTTATTATTCTTAGGCTTGGGAGATACCCCTAAAGACAGGTAATTTAGCAGCTTTAGAGATGGAGAGATCGCTTCTGTAGTGTTTATCACCGTGGTCAGTTCACCAATTCTATATTTGCTAACATCTGCCAATGAATTAAGTTGAGTGTTAATTTCAGTCTTGTCCACACCCTCAGAATCGAGACCATCTGCTGCACCATCATCTTCTGCAGGTGTAGATAAGGATTTGCGAACACCATCCCGGTATGAATCTGGGTAAACAAGCTGAGTCAGAGGAGTAGTGACAAAAGTAGAAACTAATGCCATCAACACAAACataccaaatatttttctacTGATAATGCCCGCATTCAAACCAACAGTTAAGACAACGATTTCAACGATACCTTTGCATGACATCAAAACACCGGCTGCAGTGGCTTCTCTCCAAAATAAGCCAGTAAGTTTAGCTGTAAGAGTACCTGAAATAATTTTGGTGAAAATGGCGATGCCGATTGTGGCGAAAACATAGCCCCAATCTCTTCCCTCATTTAATAGAGTCAAATCGACATTTAATCCTGCAACAGCAAAGTAGATTGGAATGAAAACAATGTTAGGAATATCTTCCATCCTTTCTGTTAATTTAACAACGTAGTGATCATCTCTAGGAACTACTAAGCCAGCAATGAAGGCGCCAAAAATAGGATGAACTCCAATAATATCCGTAAAATAAGCAGAAATGAACATGATGAATAGAATGCACATCGTTGCCAACGGTGAAGGCTTGCTTCTGTCCAATTCATGGGTCCTTATGAGCACCCATCTTAATAGGTATTTTAAgggaaagaaataaatcaaAAACCATGCAAACGTGATAAGCAGAATATAAACGGTATTGACAGGGCTCCCTTCTGCACTAGAAAGAATAATACTTAATGCTAACAAAATCCATCCCATTATATCGTTAATGATACCCGCCGCAAGGACAACGATACCTGCTCTATCCTTGATCAAGCGCAATTCATTTAAAATACGACATAAAACTGGAAAAGCCGTAACGGAGATGGAAACAGCTATAAATACCATGAAGACAGAGAATTTAATATGCCTTTCGCCTTCTGTTTTGTTTGCATAAGTGTGAAATAAAGGAATCGCCAGCAGACAACCAAAACCGAATGGCACTGCTAAAGTGACTATACCTATCACGAGTGCTTTCTTTAGGTGTTTCTTGATGAAAGCAATATCCACTTCTAAAcctaaaaaaaacataaacaGTATTATTCCCAAATTCGCCACTAAATTTAGCCCCGGGATCGATGATGTAGGGAAAATTGTGTTTGTATAGTTTGGAATTTGACCAAATATAGTAGGCCCCAAAATAACACCAGATATAACTTCTGAAATGACTTTAGGCTGCCTCATCATTGAAAAGGGAATGTGAATTAAATTGCATACCAGTAGTATGAGACATGCttgaaagagaaataaTGTAAGCGGCGAACTGGAGTTGTAGTGGAACGGATTTACACCCGACAGAATTCCTCCTACAGTGTTTGCCATTTGATagaatataaataatacaacttcgtaataataataatcGTTGGTATCATTTGATGTGTGCTTTAGCAACAAGAGATGATATAATAAGCGAAcagtttttgttttttattttccctTACTGGAGCTCAGCCACATTAATGCGAGACGCAACGGGTGCATAATATTGAAAGCGCATTTACAGCAGAAAAATGCTTTCAGTATTTATTTTGAGATGCtgaatataaatatttagaGAATACATCCGTAGTAGTCTACAGTAAGATATAAATCAATGCTTCGGGTGTTTGTATATCAAAGTGTCTTTCTATGCTCacccaaaaattttcttttgcttaTAACTTTATAAAGCTCTTCGTCTTCTACTAGATTACCAACTAATTCTTCTATGTTCTTGAAAAGCATCATAAAAGCAAAATGAGGTTCATTTAACGGGAACTTGAGGGGCGTATCAGGTGATATCCAAAATTCGGGTCCGCGTGTGTACTCCTCAATATCTGTAATGTTCCTCAAATGTAGTTTATGAATGTACGACCAGTCGGAAAAACTAAGTGTGTAATCTTTATCCGCCAGACATATCCGATGTAGTTTTTTGACGGCTTTAAGTAGCTCTTGCAAGTTCCTTAAATTACAGGTCCCCGAGTCCTGTAGTGCATATTCAGCAGAAGAAACATATTCTAGAGGAAGTATTCCCTCTGGGCTAGATGCttttgataatgaagaaaatgattcTTGCAGGCTTGCAGGAGGGGATGTCACTCCAGAATCATTCTCTTCTGAATTATTATCGTTGAATTCAGAAATTTGACTGGATTGTGAGCTCGttgtattttcttccagATCACCATCAGCTGTGTCAGATTCTTCGAAAATTTCTCCAGTGTTCACCATAAAGGAAAGTGCTCTTTGACGCCCATTAAAAACGATGGACTTGACTTTATTATTGAATGATTCACCGATCTTAATATCCAGAGAAGTGGAAATGTCAAACAACAGATCACCGACTGTAGATAGGATAGCCCCCATTAATGGCACGGCTCCCAACGCCCAAATCACAAAAAAAGCACGGCCTGCACCAGTCCTTGGAGCATAGTCTCCGTATCCAATGGTTAATAAGCacaagaaacaaaagtaaaTACAATTGAAGTACGACCAATTTTCTGCGAATTTGAATACAAGAGCTCCCAATAACCAAAAAGCCATGAAAATTGCAATAGTCACCGACAAAGAAAACCAATGCTGCTTCCTTGAGGCCGTTTGTCGGATACACTTCATTAAGTCGAACGCTTCCCTTTCagataaatttttactaCTATCCATATAATGTTTCCACGATTTGGACCTGCCTTTTTCAACTCtgtggaaaaagaaaattgggCCAGAGGACTTTTGAATGATGGATCTTGTCATAAACACTATTAAACCCATCAAGACAACACCAGATAGCGAAAAGATTAAAACCATGATTTTGGCGCCAACCGACTTGGGCAGGATGTCACCTAGTCCCACGGTTAATAATGATACCGTGCAGAAATATAATGCATTTCCGTAAGTGATGTGCAATAAACCGCTAAACATACCCGCACCCCAAATCAACCATAAAGACAATAGTACAGTGTATGCCATGATACTTCTTTCATTGGGCAAAAGGTTGAACGTTGGAGGATATTTTCCTaatttatatccaataAAATGTATTGTTAAAATAATGGTGCATACCAAATATAGACCAGAACTGATACAGGCAAACCAAAATCCGATAGTCTTACTGTAGATGCTGGGCATGTCATTCAAGGAGCATACAATCACGTCCACCAAAAGCATCCCTCCAGCTATTGTCCATCCTGTTATATTTATTAACTGAGATTTAAGATACGTCAACTTCTTACTGAAATGTAGCATTAGTATAATATTTGACGTAAAACCCAGTACCAAAGAGATGATATTAACGGCAAAAATACCAGGAGGATCAAAAACTGTCTTTACTTGATTCATCAAAACATCGGTGTCATTGCTTCGTGGATTTGTCACCACGGAGTTGTTCTTTAAGGATCTCCATTTTTCAACTACACAGGCTATCGAGATAGTGTTAGCTACGGGACCCAAGCAGGCAGTAATCACAGGGAAATAGCATGAAACCACAAACCAAAAGACGAACAGTGTTGAAGAAGGCTCTGCATTAATAATACTAACTCTTTCGTCCCGGAACCGCAATGCATCCTTTAGTTCCTCTGCAAGAACACCCTTAGCTTGCTTCGGTGTGTTGTTTGAATGAGAATCAACAGCCTGAGCTGAGCTCTCTTGCTCCACTGTCGCCATATTGCCATATCCCAGCGTTTGTTTGGCAAAGCTGTTCATGAACCTTGtcatatatatagaaatcggtaaaataaatacaagAAATATGCTTTGTTATACTGCTAGAAAGGAGTGAAGACATCTGCTCACGATCTACGAGATGCGGCTATTTTTGATGGAAAAAGATACATAGGGTCAGGCATTTTTGCCATATTGAATAACCAAGATGGTACTGAGTACTCAGGTAATGTATATTACATTGAGTACTTCACTTGTATACACAACCACTGCTTCGTATTGTATATCAAGTATCTAACTGTTGATAAACTACAACTTTCTCTTCAACCATAATGATAGCGCCGCTTAAAACATGCTAGGGTAACGAGACGCGAATGCGAAAAACTCccaaaaaaaccaaaacaaacaaaagtGACAACAATTAGAACGatgctgaagaagaatagGAGCGAGTTTAGAGTTACCTCCAGCTATCCTGATACTACTGCTTAGGCTACCTTCGCAGAGTCTCGATAAATTTGCAGTCGGCAAGATAAGAATATTTCTCTACAGCTTTTAGACAGCTTCCTGTCCCTCTAGTTTCTTTTGCCATCCATAATTGTACTCTGCACTTTGAGTATCATTCCAATTTGATCTTTCTTCTACCGGTACTTAGGGATAGCAAATGTCGTCGAACAATGATCTTTGGTTGCATTTAGTATCCCAGTTAAATACTCAACAGAGAGCAGCGGCCCTCTTTGATTACACTAGAGGGCTGCAGGTCATTGCCGGTCCCGGCACAGGGAAGACTAAGGTTTTAACTTCAAGAGTAGCGTATCTTATTCTGCACCACCATATTCATCCCCGCGATATTATAGTGACTACTTTCACTAACAAAGCTGCTAACGAAATGAAAGAGCGTTTGCAAGAAATGTTACGCGGGGCAGGCGTGAATATTTCGGAGCTCTTAATTGGTACTTTTCATAGTATTTGCCTGAAAATACTTTATAGATTTGGCCACTTGGTGGATCTACAGAAAGACTGGAGAATTATTGATGAGAAGGAAATAGATGTCATTTTAGATGATATGATCGAAAAAGTTCCCGACCAAATAAGGGATTATGCTTCCTCAATCACAAGGAAAGTAAATCTTTGTATGCCGAGTAAAAATGGAGATGAATGGACTATTCATCCGAAGCTGATCAAGAAACAGATATCAAAGCTAAAATCAAACGCAATATTACCTGAGGAATACATCTTAGATTCGAATCATGACGCCGCGCTTGGTTACTTTTACCAAATATACCAATCAGAGCtaagcaagaaaaatacgTTAGATTTTGATGACTTATTAATGTACACCTTTCGTTTGCTGACTAGAGTGCGTGTTTTATCCAACATAAAGCATGTTTTAGTTGACGAATTTCAAGATACTAACGGCATTCAATTGGACTtgatgtttctttttgctaAGGgaaatcatcatctttcGAGGGGGATGACCATCGTAGGTGATCCTGATCAAAGCATATATGCTTTCAGAAACGCCTTAGCGCACAACTTTCTAGAAATGGGCAGAAAATGTCCCATCGAGTACTCAACTATCATACTTGTTGAAAATTATCGTTCATCacaaaaaattctaaatACAAGCGAAATTTTAATAACGCAACAAAACAAAGGTCGGCAGAATAGGGCTCCACTCCGTGCCCAATTTGACCTGGATTTTCCACCAGTTTACATGAATTTCCCCGCTTACTTTTTGGAAGCACCTTCTTTAGTTCGGGAACTACTATATTTGAAGGCATTGCCAAACCTATTCACATTTAATGACTTTGCTATCCTAGTAAGACAACGAAGACAAATTAAAAGGATCGAAAGTGCATTAATAGAACATCGGATACCCTATAAAATTATTAGGGGCCACAGTTTCTGGGATTCCAAGGAAACAAGAGCGATGttaaatttattaaaattgatattttctccGAATGACAAACATGCAATTCTTGCTTCACTTTTATATCCAGCAAGGGGCCTTGGTCCTGCTACCGGTGAGAAGATTAAGAACGCATTGGACACGTTAGCTACCGATGTGTCATGTTTCCAAATATTGAAAGACATAAgtagtaaaaaaataatgctAGACATACCGACGAAAGGCCGTTCTGTGATTGCTGACTTCATTTCAATGATAGAAAATTGTCAATTGTTGCTCCAGAGCACTTTACTAGGGGGTCTTTCAGATTTATTTGATAAGCTATATGAATTATCAGGTCTGAAATACGAATACTTGTACAAGGatggtaagaaaaaaaatgatcaGCTTGAAAAATCCGAACCTAATTTATTAAACGCAAGACATAAGAATATtgaacttttgaaaaactattTCCTGGCTCTTCTTTCCAAGTCAGAATCTTcagataaagaaaaaaatgaagccATTAAAGCAGCAACAGATGAAGCCGAACCAATAGAGAACAAGGTCATCACTCCAAAAGAATACCTCcgtaatttcttcaattcaCTTTCCCTTCATTCTGATGCAGCTGAGGAGGAAGAGTCGGAATCCAATAAAGatgcaaaaataaaacgtGAGAAGAATGGGTTTGTCACGATATCTACAATTCACGGTGCCAAAGGTCTTGAGTGGCCGGTAGTTTTTATTCCTGGATGCGAAGAAGGTATAATTCCTTGTGTGTTCAACGATGATAAGAAAGACGAATCAGAGGAggacgaagaagaagatcaagaaaatagtAAGAAAGATGCAAGCCCAAAAAAGACTAGAGTTTTATCCGTGGAAGATTCTATAGATGAGGAAAGAAGAATGTTTTTTGTTGCACAGACTCGTGCAAAATACCTGTTGTACCTATCAAATACTGTAACTGTGGAAGATGTCGATAGACCAAGAATTGCAAGCCGATTTTTGACTACTGACTTGATAAAAGCCATGTCCGATAGccaaaaattatttgaaagtACGAATAGTATCAAAAAACTATACCGaattttgaacaaaaagcCGCCTGCTGAAGATGATAAACTATTCTCCCTTGACCAATTGCGCAAAGACTATAACcaattcattgaaaatagGAGAGAAAGGATGATTTGGCAAGGGATACAAATGAATGATGTCTATGGAATACAGTTGTCTAGAAATAAATTATTGGGTTCTGTTAGTGATTTCACGTCAGCTGCGGACCAGTTACGACTCGAAACGCAAAACTCTATATTCCCACAGAAGAaacttattgaaaaatcacGCCCATCCAAAATCAATGGCAATTACGCTCCTAAAAGTAGAGTTAAAAGTCCAGAAAAAAGGTACGCTCCAGAAACTACATCATTCCATTCTCctacaaagaaaaaggtgtATGCACCTCAATACGTTTCAACAACTAATGTACCTAGTAGGCAGGAGTTTCATTCTTCTACTGGGAAAAATATTCCTTTTCTGAGAAGAGAAGATAGGTCCATCACAGACATATCACCACGATCATCAACGAGGTCGTTAAAAGGAGCATCTCCAAATAAGACGAGCCACATGTCAGATGATTTAATGAGACCATCACCTACGAGGAAGGACAAAGTTACTCGTAATATTCATTTCGCAACTGCAGGAACTTTCAGAATAGAAACCCAGTCAAATGTTGATGAACTGCATCCTCCGGAATACTCCAATAAATCAGGGCAGTCGCTTACGTCGAGTGAATTTTCTGGGTTTTCTAGCGCGTGCAGTAATTCTGATCAGCCAACGAACTTAATAGAAGATATAAACAACGAATTAGATCTATCCGATGAGGAGTTATTAAATGACATATCAATAGAAAGGAGGAGAGAGCTTTTGGGCTCGAAAAagacgaaaaaaataaaaccaAAAACTCGAAATAGAAAGTCTAAGAGAGGTGACAAGGTTAAGGTGGAGGAAGTGATAGATTTGAAGAGTGAATTTGAGGAAGATGACAGCAGAAATACAACAGCTGCTGAGTTATTACATAATCCGGATGACACTACAGTTGACAATCGTCCAATAATCTCCAATGCTAAGTTTTTGGCTGACGCAGCAATGAAAAAGACACagaaattttccaaaaaggTGAAGAATG
Coding sequences:
- the SRS2 gene encoding DNA helicase SRS2 (DNA helicase and DNA-dependent ATPase; role in DNA repair and checkpoint recovery, in the proper timing of commitment to meiotic recombination and the Meiosis I to II transition; blocks trinucleotide repeat expansion; affects genome stability; disassembles Rad51p nucleoprotein filaments during meiotic recombination; stimulates Mus81p-Mms4p endonuclease activity independent of catalytic activity; ATPase and ssDNA translocating motor activities inhibited by Dmc1p; functional homolog of human RTEL1); amino-acid sequence: MSSNNDLWLHLVSQLNTQQRAAALFDYTRGLQVIAGPGTGKTKVLTSRVAYLILHHHIHPRDIIVTTFTNKAANEMKERLQEMLRGAGVNISELLIGTFHSICLKILYRFGHLVDLQKDWRIIDEKEIDVILDDMIEKVPDQIRDYASSITRKVNLCMPSKNGDEWTIHPKLIKKQISKLKSNAILPEEYILDSNHDAALGYFYQIYQSELSKKNTLDFDDLLMYTFRLLTRVRVLSNIKHVLVDEFQDTNGIQLDLMFLFAKGNHHLSRGMTIVGDPDQSIYAFRNALAHNFLEMGRKCPIEYSTIILVENYRSSQKILNTSEILITQQNKGRQNRAPLRAQFDLDFPPVYMNFPAYFLEAPSLVRELLYLKALPNLFTFNDFAILVRQRRQIKRIESALIEHRIPYKIIRGHSFWDSKETRAMLNLLKLIFSPNDKHAILASLLYPARGLGPATGEKIKNALDTLATDVSCFQILKDISSKKIMLDIPTKGRSVIADFISMIENCQLLLQSTLLGGLSDLFDKLYELSGLKYEYLYKDGKKKNDQLEKSEPNLLNARHKNIELLKNYFLALLSKSESSDKEKNEAIKAATDEAEPIENKVITPKEYLRNFFNSLSLHSDAAEEEESESNKDAKIKREKNGFVTISTIHGAKGLEWPVVFIPGCEEGIIPCVFNDDKKDESEEDEEEDQENSKKDASPKKTRVLSVEDSIDEERRMFFVAQTRAKYLLYLSNTVTVEDVDRPRIASRFLTTDLIKAMSDSQKLFESTNSIKKLYRILNKKPPAEDDKLFSLDQLRKDYNQFIENRRERMIWQGIQMNDVYGIQLSRNKLLGSVSDFTSAADQLRLETQNSIFPQKKLIEKSRPSKINGNYAPKSRVKSPEKRYAPETTSFHSPTKKKVYAPQYVSTTNVPSRQEFHSSTGKNIPFLRREDRSITDISPRSSTRSLKGASPNKTSHMSDDLMRPSPTRKDKVTRNIHFATAGTFRIETQSNVDELHPPEYSNKSGQSLTSSEFSGFSSACSNSDQPTNLIEDINNELDLSDEELLNDISIERRRELLGSKKTKKIKPKTRNRKSKRGDKVKVEEVIDLKSEFEEDDSRNTTAAELLHNPDDTTVDNRPIISNAKFLADAAMKKTQKFSKKVKNEPASSQMDIFSQLSRAKKKSKLNNGEIIVID
- the TOK1 gene encoding Tok1p (Outward-rectifier potassium channel of the plasma membrane; has two pore domains in tandem, each of which forms a functional channel permeable to potassium; carboxy tail functions to prevent inner gate closures; target of K1 toxin), producing the protein MTRFMNSFAKQTLGYGNMATVEQESSAQAVDSHSNNTPKQAKGVLAEELKDALRFRDERVSIINAEPSSTLFVFWFVVSCYFPVITACLGPVANTISIACVVEKWRSLKNNSVVTNPRSNDTDVLMNQVKTVFDPPGIFAVNIISLVLGFTSNIILMLHFSKKLTYLKSQLINITGWTIAGGMLLVDVIVCSLNDMPSIYSKTIGFWFACISSGLYLVCTIILTIHFIGYKLGKYPPTFNLLPNERSIMAYTVLLSLWLIWGAGMFSGLLHITYGNALYFCTVSLLTVGLGDILPKSVGAKIMVLIFSLSGVVLMGLIVFMTRSIIQKSSGPIFFFHRVEKGRSKSWKHYMDSSKNLSEREAFDLMKCIRQTASRKQHWFSLSVTIAIFMAFWLLGALVFKFAENWSYFNCIYFCFLCLLTIGYGDYAPRTGAGRAFFVIWALGAVPLMGAILSTVGDLLFDISTSLDIKIGESFNNKVKSIVFNGRQRALSFMVNTGEIFEESDTADGDLEENTTSSQSSQISEFNDNNSEENDSGVTSPPASLQESFSSLSKASSPEGILPLEYVSSAEYALQDSGTCNLRNLQELLKAVKKLHRICLADKDYTLSFSDWSYIHKLHLRNITDIEEYTRGPEFWISPDTPLKFPLNEPHFAFMMLFKNIEELVGNLVEDEELYKVISKRKFLGEHRKTL
- the KHA1 gene encoding Kha1p (Putative K+/H+ antiporter; involved in intracellular cation homeostasis; promotes copper binding to Fet3p multicopper oxidase; localized to Golgi vesicles and detected in highly purified mitochondria in high-throughput studies), with protein sequence MANTVGGILSGVNPFHYNSSSPLTLFLFQACLILLVCNLIHIPFSMMRQPKVISEVISGVILGPTIFGQIPNYTNTIFPTSSIPGLNLVANLGIILFMFFLGLEVDIAFIKKHLKKALVIGIVTLAVPFGFGCLLAIPLFHTYANKTEGERHIKFSVFMVFIAVSISVTAFPVLCRILNELRLIKDRAGIVVLAAGIINDIMGWILLALSIILSSAEGSPVNTVYILLITFAWFLIYFFPLKYLLRWVLIRTHELDRSKPSPLATMCILFIMFISAYFTDIIGVHPIFGAFIAGLVVPRDDHYVVKLTERMEDIPNIVFIPIYFAVAGLNVDLTLLNEGRDWGYVFATIGIAIFTKIISGTLTAKLTGLFWREATAAGVLMSCKGIVEIVVLTVGLNAGIISRKIFGMFVLMALVSTFVTTPLTQLVYPDSYRDGVRKSLSTPAEDDGAADGLDSEGVDKTEINTQLNSLADVSKYRIGELTTVINTTEAISPSLKLLNYLSLGVSPKPKNNKHKNETSLSRMTTATDSTLKSNTFKIKKMVHIWSKSVDDVDTNLSVIDEKLTPFEGVGALRAIHLRLLTERTTDLLQSSSLYNDDPHFTANTDSLLQIFDIFSNLSKIPFSSEVIFSTMREKAANIATMKMDSTDLILLPLKGASYEYRGSPVFIDEKYANFDHIYSHLLGLNELSSTFFKSIFQSLKANFAVQISNTYGRLNADRFKRKRFNLLLPKPYLTQSDYLGLYLLLLICYRDGYNNDNASCSIFINSKNIDFAKDLSTAFAEHDWLNESTIKIVDIPFETKVPEEAIEKPSFIETVLDVGLSDTALADIEETTFIIGEDLPDESEPFSEEVRTVIFEGSNRRFDTLIVHHFSSE